The DNA window TACCTTCGTTGCCGATCACCAGGGCGACAGGGAGACTGTAATCAACAGCGGCAAAGCTTTCACTGGCAGCGGCATCGGTGCCTACCAGCCATACACCCCGCTCCTTTAAATCGGCGGCCAGACGATTTAGATTGGTTACTCGGGCGACAGGCACATGCTCAATCGCGCCAGCGGATGTTTTAGCTACAACGGGAGTAAGGCCCACCGCCCGACGACTGGGGATCACAATGCCGTGAACGCCCGCCGCATCGGCGGTACGCAGGATCGAACCCAGGTTATGGGGATCTTCGATGCCATCCAGCAGCAGTAAAAAAGGAGCCTCTCCCTGCGCTTCCGCCCGGCGGAACAGATCCTCCACTTCCGCATAGGTATAAGAAGCCACCTGGGCCATCACCCCTTGGTGGTTGCCACCTTGGGCCAGCCGATCCAGCTTTCGCCGCGGAACAGTCTGCACAGGCACTCGCTTCTCCGCCGCCAATTCCAATAGGGAACCCAGCCCCCCTTTTCCTTTATGCGCCCCTTCCGCCAGCAACAGCTTTTCTGTCTGTCGACCGGCAGTCAGCGCTTCCCGTACCGGTTGGCGCCCCATTACCCATTCATGTTCCATCGCCTTCGCCCTCTTCCAATGCAAGAATCACTTGTTCCATTATGTCTTGAAGCCGTTCGGCCTCCCCTTTTAAATGCCAATACCCGATCAACGTTTCCAGACCGGTGCTGGTACGATATTCCGAGGCTTTTGCATTTTTGGGAACGCCGCCGGATTTGGCATTGCGCCCCCGACGCAAGATATCTTTCTCCTCATCCGTCAACAGATGTTCAATCTGATGTACGGCTCGTGCTTGGGAGACAGCGGAGACAAACTGTACCGCCCGCCCGTGCAATTCGTTGGGACGGATTTTGCCCTGAGCCACCAGATGATAACGGATAAAGACTTCATATACCGCATCCCCGAGATAGGCCAACAGCAACGGGTTCAACTCCTCCGCTCGCTTGGCTCCTACTTCCTCTGTCATCCACATGTGCAATCGTTTCATCCTTATTTCCTCCGCCAGCGCACACCCTGGGGTGTGTCTTCCAGAATGATCCCCATTTCCTGTAACTGATCGCGGATAACGTCAGCACGGGCAAAATCACGTTTGGCACGGGCCTGCTGCCGCTCCTGGATCAAAGACTCCACCGTCACATCCAGATCTTCCTCTTCCGCCAGATCGACCAGACCGAGGATATCGGCACCCCTTTGTTTCATCCAGTCCAACAACTCCTCCAATGTGCTGCGAGAAACTGTCGGCCGGGAGAGAACCTCGTTGGCTAACCCTGCCCAATCGTGCAGAACACTGATGGCGTTGGCGGTATTAAAATCGTCGTCCATCTCAGCAGTAAAGCGTTGGGATAAAGACGCTAACGCCGCTACCACATCCGCCTCCACTCCACCGTCCAAGGCGCTCTTCATACGGTGGCGCAAGTTAATCACAGCAGTATCGATGCGTTCCAATCCGCTCTCCATCTGTTGAATCGTTTCATGGCTAAAAGCGATCGGATTACGGTAATGAGCAGACAGGAGAAAATAGCGCAACGCTCGCGGCTCAAACTTTTTTCTGAGATCGTGCACAGTGGCAATGTTGCCGCGGGATTTGGACATTTTTTCATTGCCCATATTGATGTAGCCATTGTGCAACCAGTAACGTGCAAAGGGTTTACCCGTCCACGCTTCGCTCTGGGCGATTTCATTTTCATGATGGGGAAAGCATAAATCAGTTCCCCCAGCATGAATATCAAGGGTATCTCCCAGGTATTTCTTTGACATGGCGGAGCATTCGATATGCCAGCCGGGACGCCCTTTTCCCCAGGGGCTCTCCCAGGCGATTTCTCCCGATTTGGCGCTCTTCCACAACGCAAAGTCGAGGGGCGTTTCTTTGCGCTCGTTTACCTCCACACGGGCGCCCGCTTTCAGTTCTTCCAGGGATTGATGGGATAGCTTTCCATAATCGTTTTTATGAAGGGCTCGATAATAAACATCCCCTTCCACCGCGTAAGCATACCCCTTCTCAATCAACCGCTCGATCCCTTCCTGCATCTCGGCAATATGCTCCGTTGCCCGCGGATGGATATCCGCCCGCTTGACGCCAATCGCATCCATATCCTCAAAATAAGCGTTGATATAACGCTCCGCCATCTCCTGGACGGTGGTATTTTCTTCTTGGGCACGCTGGATCAATTTATCATCCACATCGGTAAAGTTTTGCACATAGGTGACGTCATACCCCTTATCTTGCAAATAGCGGCGCACAACGTCAAAGAAGACAAACACCCGGGCATTGCCAATGTGGACATAGTTGTATACCGTCGGGCCGCAGACGTACATGCGGACTTTTCCCTCTTCCAACGGCTGAAAGGTTTCCAGTTTATGCGTCAGGGTGTTGTACACGCGCAGTGACATCCTGTTCTTGCTCCTCTCGCACGGTTTTCAGTTGCTGTCGCAAATCCTCGATTTCCCGTTTTAAACGTTCAATTTCGTGCTGACACGAACGCAAGTTATTTTCCACTGGATCGGGTAGATTTACCTGATCCAGGTCGGTTCGAGCGGGAACTCTTACTCCGTCCTGCATCACCACGCGGCCGGGAACCCCTACCACGGTTGAATTGGGCGGCACCTCCCGCAGCACGACAGAGCCGGCTCCAATCTTGGAACAGCGGCCGATCCGGATCGATCCCAACACTTTAGCCCCAGAGGCGATCAAAACACCATCTTCTACCGTCGGGTGTCTCTTTCCCTTTTCTTTACCGGTTCCACCCAGGGTGACGCCTTGATAGATGGTGACATAATCGCCGATTTCACAAGTTTCACCGATTACAACTCCCATCCCGTGGTCGATAAAGAGGCCGCGCCCAATCCGGGCCCCCGGATGGATTTCAATCCCGGTGATAAACCGGTTTAGCTGTGAAACGATACGCGCGAGCAGAAGTTGCTTCTTGTGAAACAGCCAGTGGGCAAATCGATGAAGCCAAACGGCATGCAAGCCTGAGTAGGTCAAAACCACTTCAAACGTGTTGCGTGCCGCCGGATCGCGATCAAAAACAGCATCGATATCGGATTTTAAGAGAGAACGAATTCCTCCCTTTTCCTTCTGTACAGATGGTTCCATCATGAGGGCCCCCTTTCGCTAAAAATAAAAAAACTGCAGCCAATTGGCTGCAGAGACGGTTTTATCCGTGGTTCCACTCTGCTTGGCCGCATTGAAAGCGACCCGCTCAACCCGATAACGGCGGGTACCGTCTCCCCTACACCTTGTGTTTCGGGGTATTCGCTCACGGGTGCATTTCCGACAGCGAATACACAGGACTCTTTCAGCCGAGGAGTCCCTCTCTGAAGTGTAGTCTGCCGCCGTACTCTCCCGATCATTGCTCGCTTTATTTTTATTGTATCCGCATTCTTCGCGGATGTGATCCTTCCGAACTACATCTTAATATAATTCGATGGATGCCAAAGTGGGCTCGGGCCCGATTTCATTCATCTGTAGTTAGTCTCATAACTGCCTTTACTCCTATTATAGCAAAAATGAATCAACCTTAACGGGGTGGCGGTGAGATTCTCGTCCCCCTGCTGTCGAAAATCCGATTTTACAGTAAGCTGCGGACGCGAACTACCCCAGAATCCCCCGCCTTCAGACGTGTAGAGACTCAACGAAATCTGCAGAAACAACCCATCGGAACACACTTTATCTCAACAGGAGGAGGTGTGATCCAAAAAATGGCGTAACCGGCTGATCACTGTCTCTGTCCCCAATAACGAAATCGTCTCCCGCAGATCGGGGCCATGGGTTTGTCCGGTAACCGCCGCCCGCACAGGCATAAACAGCTGTTTCCCTTTGTGTCCGGTCGCTTTTTGGACCGTTTTTAGCATCCCTTTTACCTCATCTGCCGATACATGGGAGTCTTCACTTTTTTCCAGTTCAGCCATAAAGGCGGCCAAAACCTGGGGCACCTGCTCTCCCTTGAGAACTTCACGCGCTTCCTCACTGTATTCCACTTCTGTGTGGAAGAAGAGCGTGGTCAGATCGACGATTTGGGCCACGTAGTCCAGCTGTTCTTGGTATAACCCCACCAAGCGGGTAACCCATTGCCGCTCCTGTTCATCCGGATCGGCGGAAACGCGCCCGGCACGCTCCAGATGGGGCCACGCTAAGTCGGCGATCCGTTCTACGGATGATTCTTTAATGTAATGGTTGTTCATCCATTTCAGTTTGCCAGGATCAAACACTGCCGGCGCCTTGGAGACGCGCTCCAGGGAAAAGCGTGCAATCAACTCTTCCTTGGTAAATAGCTCCCGCTCTTTCTCTTCGCCTTCTGGAGCCCATCCCAACAGCACCAAAAAGTTGATCACCGCTTCCGGCAAATAGCCGAGATCGCGGTACTGGTCGATAAATTGAATAATAGACTCATCCCGTTTGCTCATCTTTTTGCCTTCCGGGTTGAGGATGAGGGAAGCATGGGCAAACACCGGCACCGGGAACCCCAGCGCCTCATATACGAGCACCTGGCGTGGAGTGTTGGACATATGCTCCTCGCCTCGCACCACATGGGTAAACTTCATCAGCGCATCGTCCACAACCACTGCAAAGTTATAAGTGGGACGTCCATCCGGACGCACAATGATAAAGTCGCCGATGCCGTCGGAGTCAAAGGAAACCGTTCCCCGCACCACATCCTTCACGGTGATGGTCTGCCCTTCCGGCACACGGAAGCGAATGGAGGCAACACGCCCTTGGGCTTTTAACGCCTCTTCCTGCTCCAGCGTGAGATCACGGTATTTTCCGCTGTATTTGGGTGCCTCGCCCCGGGCCAACTGCTCTTCCCGTTCCGCTTCCAACTCTTCCGGAGTCGCATAGCAGCGATAAGCCTGACCCGCTTCCAGCAGCTGTTCTACATATTTTTGGTAGATATCCACCCGTTCCATCGAACGGTAGGGTGCATAAGGCCCCCCGATATCGACACTCTCATCCCAATCGATTCCCAACCATTTTAACCCGGCCAACTGCTTTTTCTCAGCGTCGACCACATTTCGCTCCACATCGGTATCTTCAATGCGCACCGCAAAGGAGCCGCCGTTTTTGCGAGCCCATAAATAGCTGAATAGTGCCGTCCGCGCCCCGCCGATATGCAAATGCCCCGTCGGACTAGGCGCGTACCGGGTTCGAATCGTGCTCATGTTGTTCCCTCTCCTTCCTCATCTGTATCACTCACCCCGGAGCAAACAGACAACGGCCATCGCCGCTATACCTTCCTCTCTGCCGACAAACCCAAGGTGTTCCGTGGTGGTCGCCTTTACGTTGATATCATCCACATCCACCTGCAGCAAGGCGGCCACACGCTCCCGTATCGCCGGAATATAGGGAGCCATTTTCGGTTTCTGTGCAATCAGTGTCGCATCCAGGTTGCTTAAACGATACCCCGCCTGCTCCACCAAATTCCAGACGGATTGCAGCAGCTCCGCGCTGTCCGCCCCTTTATAAGCGGGATCCGTATCGGGAAAATGCCGGCCGATATCCCCCTGGCCGATCGCTCCTAGGATCGCGTCCGTAATCGCGTGTAATAGTACATCTGCATCCGAATGTCCCTCCAACCCCCGTTCGTACGGGATTTCCAACCCACCTAAAATCAAAGGGCGGTTCGGGGCAAACCCATGGACATCGAAGCCTTGTCCCACTTTGATCTTCACTGTTCCATACTCCTCTTTTTCCAGATTGCGTCGGCTAACACCCAATCTTCCGGCGTGGTCAATTTGATATTGTCATATTCCCCTGCCACAATACGTACCGAGGCGCCAATCGCCTCCACCAACATCGCATCATCCGTCGCCGGGACATCTGAATCGGCTTGTTGATGGGCCTGGAGCAGGAGATCGCGACGAAAAGCTTGGGGTGTTTGCACCGCCCACAAGCGACTACGCTTCAGGGTATGGGAAACGACACCCGCTTCCACCTCTTTGATCGTATCCTTCACCGGAACCGCCAAAATCGCCGCCCCTGTCTCCTGCGCTGCCGTCAACAAAGCGGTGATGCGCTCATGGGAGACAAACGGGCGCACGGCGTCATGGACGAGGACCCACTCCGACTGCAGGCGCTTCAACCCTTCAAATACACTCTGTTGGCGCTCCCGTCCACCAGGGACCACTTCCACCCCTGAGGACGAAAGTCCGTATTCAGCCAACAGCGACTCCACCTGTGCCATCTCATCACGACCAGCTGCCACAACCGTGTGCTTCACTGCGGGATGAGTCGTCATCACACGCAGCGTCCGAATGAAGATCGGTTCACCGTACAAATCGAGGAATTGCTTGCTGACAGCGCTTTTCATCCGTTTTCCTTTTCCAGCTGCCGGGATGACTACACCCACACTCAAGTCTCCACCAATCTCCTCTCAAACACAAGAGTGCCCGGAGACGGCGTTTCCCGTCGCCGGGCCTGCTCTCGGTGTTTTACGCGCTTAGAGCGCCTTTTCCAACAGTTTCGGTTTGGCGAAAATCATTCTCCCTGCAGATGTTTGTAACACACTGGTGACCAATACGTCAATCCGTTCCCCGATGTATTCGCGGCCACCTTCGATCACGATCATTGTACCATCATCTAAGTATGCAACGCCTTGACCATGTTCTTTCCCGTCCTTGATCACCTGTACGTTTATCTCTTCCCCTGGTAAGACGACGGGTTTGACCGCATTGGCCAAGTCATTGATGTTGAGCACTTTTACCCCTTGTAACTCACATACTTTATTCAAATTAAAATCGTTGGTCACCACTTTGCCGGAAAGTACTTTAGCCAACTTAACCAATTTGCTGTCCACTTCCGACACTTCTTCAAAATCCCCTTCATAGATCAAAACACGCATATTGAGTTCTTTTTGGATTTTGTTCAAAATATCGAGACCGCGCCGCCCCCGATTTCGTTTTAGCACATCAGAGGAATCAGCGATATGTTGCAGCTCTTCCAACACAAAGCTAGGAATTACCAACGTTCCTTCTAAAAAGCCCGTCCGACAGATATCGGCAATTCGTCCATCAATAATGACACTGGTATCTAAAATCTTATGTTCAACCTCGCGGGCTTCTTTTTCTTTTCGTTTGTCTTTGGTTTGACGTCCCATCGTAAAGACGGACATCAATTCATCCCGTTTCTTATATCCGACCCGGAAACCTAAGTATCCCAAAATGCCCGAGGCCAGGAAGGGAAGAACCGAGGAAACGCCGGGAATCGGAAGTTCGGACAAGGGAGGTTCGATCAGAAATCCGACAATAAGACCGAAGATCAATCCCAGTGCTCCAAACAATACATCCGCGGCGGGAATCTTAACCAGTCGCTCCTCACTCCATTGTATCCATTGTACAATGGGTTGGGAGAGCCACAGGGTCAACACATACAGCATGATTGCCCCCACAGCGGCTCCAACGTATGGGGGAGCCGGAGGATTCCATTGGAGCGCCTCAAATGCAAGCGGTCCCAATGTAAACCCGAGTGTGGCTCCCATCAAGGCAAAAGCGATCTGCACAAATCTCTTTAACACGGGGTTCACCTCCTCATTAGCATTATAGACAATCTCGATGAATGAAAACCCTATTGTTTGCGATCGTTGAGGATCGATTCCCGTACACCCCGTAAAACCCGTTAACTGGAAGCCTTTTCCTCCGAACAGATCACTTCATCCAGGAGCCCGAAAGCCTGGTTTTCGTCCATTTCCTTTGCAAGCACCAATTCGCTGATCAGGATTTGGCGAGCATTGTCCAACATCTTACGCTCCCCCGTGGACAACCCCTTTTCCCGGTCGCGGAGCATCAAGCAACGTACGACATCGGCCATATCATAAATATCGCCGCTCTTCATCTTGTCCAGATTAGCCCGGTATCGTCTGTTCCAATTGTTTGAGACATCTGGATCCTTTTCTCCCAGGCGCTCGATCACTTCTGTGATCGTCTCCTCGCTAACCACTTCCCGCAAACCGATGGATTCCACCTTGGACATGGGGATCATCACCTTCATGTCGCCGATTGGCATCCGCATTACATAATAATGTTGGGACTGGCCGAGGATCTCTTTTTCTTCGATGGACTCGATAATGCCTGCTCCATGCATGGGGTAGACCACTTTGTCGCCGATATTGAACAAAAAACCCACCTCCAAGGGCAATATCCATTTTCCAAGATATCACAACCGCGGAGGAATGTCAATAAATTTAAAATGAATATATTAGCACATTGAAGCTAAGAACGTCAATAGTTTTTTCTATTGAAGTAGAGAGCCCATCTTTTATCTGGAAAATTGACACTTGTTACAAATCACAGCTATAATATTCTTGCGGAAAATTTTCAGTCGCTTCCGATATTTTGCCCAACCCCGTCAACAACGGGTTCTCGGAACTAAAAGAGGTGAAAGGAATGGATAGCATAGGCTTAGACCCCTTTCAACAACAAGTCTCCGATTTGCTACTTCGCCATCGTAGTGTTTTGGACATCTCCTCCAAGTATCAAGAATCCAATAGCCGCGTTAACCGCGCCATGGTTAAAGCCGTGACGGAATGCGGATGTATCGAAGTTCAAGCCTCCCGCCAACCTTTTCAAGCTGAACAGGATCTCAACCAAGTAAAAGATTCGTTGGACACGCATATGGTCGGCGGTCTGTGCGATCATTGTCTTGATGTAATCAAAGAGGAAATGGGTAAAAATTTATTCTATCTGACAGCAATGTGCAACTTATTGGACATCCGCTTGGAAGAAGTGATTGAAACAGAGAGTCAAAAACTGTCGACGCTGGGTGTGTTCAATTTGCGATAAAAGCGGAAAATAAAGGGAGTGTACGGGTACTTACACGGATTCTCTCTTTCAATAAAAAACTCCTCCCTTTTTTTCTAATTTATTGTAGAAAAATAAAACAACTACTCTCCTTTTTGCGATTTCCGCTTGTCGCCACATTTACTCAGCTACGCGATGTCGATTCGGACAAACCTATAAACTATAACGGGTTTCTTAAGCAAAAAGATGTCACTCAGGAAAAAAAACGAGCGCTTTCATATAAGCGCTCGTTTGCTTTCGGTTGTACTGCAACTTTACGGTTTTAATTCTTCCACCGGCTCATCCGCATTTCGTTTGCGGCGGCGGGAGATACTGCGCCTCAGGCCGAAAAAGGCGTACAATGCCAGCGGAATAAAGACGATCTTAGGAAACTCCTCCGGGTATCGAGCCACCAGCCAAGCCAACAGAATAATGATCAACGGAGAGATCCAATAAACGCTACGCGGAATCCCCAGACGTTTAAAGTTGGGGTACTTGAGCCGACTCACCATCAGATAGGAAAGAATCAGCATTCCCATCACTAATAACAGCGGGCTGGCAACCATATCGCTATACAGGGCCATTGTAGCCAAAACCCCACCCGCCGCTGTGATCGGCAAGCCGATAAAATAACCCGGGATACCGGGCCGAACATTGAAACGCGCCAATCGGAGCGCCCCGCAAATTGGAAAAATAGCAGTGATTAGCCAACCGAAGATACCCAGTTCATGAAGAATAGAAGTATACATGATTAGTGCAGGAGCGACTCCAAAAGAGATCACGTCCGACAGGGAGTCCAACTCTTTACCAAATTCACTCTGGGTGTTCAGCATCCGCGCTACCCGGCCATCCAACCCATCTAAAAACATACTGATAATAACCATGATCGCACCGTATTTCCATTCACCTTGGATGGCGAGAATCATCGCAACAATGCCTAAAAACAAGTTCCCGACAGTAAAAATATTGGGCAATGCTCTTGCAAACATGGGGGGAACCTCCTGTTAAAATGAAAAAGTACCGCCTGGTGGGCGGGAGGATACCATCTCCTCCTCTCAGTATTTAACAATATGGTGTTTCCATTCTAGGGAATTTAGATATGTCTGTCAATAAAGACTTGCTCCTGAATTCGCTTTAACCCTTCTTTGATGGCGCGGGCGCGCACTTCCCCGATTCCCTCCACCTCATCCAGCTCCTCAATCGTAGCCAGCATGACCCGGGGCAGAAACTCAAAATGACTAACCAACTTCTGAATGATCGGACCCGGTAGGCGCGGAATCTTGTGCAGAATGCGGTATCCCCGGGGTGAAACCGCTTCTTCTTGCAGATTATTGTTTCCACTGTAACCCATAATACGCACGATATTGGCATGTTCCAGCAATTCGTCGGCGGAGAGTTTATCCAACTGGTTTAAGATACTTTCCGGTGATTGTGAGTAAGGTTCGCGACAATAATCCCGTATCACCAGATGGGCTTCCTCTTCCACATGAACCACCAGCTCTTCCAGCTGCATGCTGATCAGTCGCCCCTCGGTGCCCAGCTCATTGATATAGCTTTCGATCTCAC is part of the Desmospora activa DSM 45169 genome and encodes:
- the rlmB gene encoding 23S rRNA (guanosine(2251)-2'-O)-methyltransferase RlmB gives rise to the protein MEHEWVMGRQPVREALTAGRQTEKLLLAEGAHKGKGGLGSLLELAAEKRVPVQTVPRRKLDRLAQGGNHQGVMAQVASYTYAEVEDLFRRAEAQGEAPFLLLLDGIEDPHNLGSILRTADAAGVHGIVIPSRRAVGLTPVVAKTSAGAIEHVPVARVTNLNRLAADLKERGVWLVGTDAAASESFAAVDYSLPVALVIGNEGKGISRVLKERCDFLVRLPMKGRVPSLNASVAAALLMYEVMRGRESGQV
- a CDS encoding Mini-ribonuclease 3, which produces MKRLHMWMTEEVGAKRAEELNPLLLAYLGDAVYEVFIRYHLVAQGKIRPNELHGRAVQFVSAVSQARAVHQIEHLLTDEEKDILRRGRNAKSGGVPKNAKASEYRTSTGLETLIGYWHLKGEAERLQDIMEQVILALEEGEGDGT
- the cysS gene encoding cysteine--tRNA ligase, which encodes MSLRVYNTLTHKLETFQPLEEGKVRMYVCGPTVYNYVHIGNARVFVFFDVVRRYLQDKGYDVTYVQNFTDVDDKLIQRAQEENTTVQEMAERYINAYFEDMDAIGVKRADIHPRATEHIAEMQEGIERLIEKGYAYAVEGDVYYRALHKNDYGKLSHQSLEELKAGARVEVNERKETPLDFALWKSAKSGEIAWESPWGKGRPGWHIECSAMSKKYLGDTLDIHAGGTDLCFPHHENEIAQSEAWTGKPFARYWLHNGYINMGNEKMSKSRGNIATVHDLRKKFEPRALRYFLLSAHYRNPIAFSHETIQQMESGLERIDTAVINLRHRMKSALDGGVEADVVAALASLSQRFTAEMDDDFNTANAISVLHDWAGLANEVLSRPTVSRSTLEELLDWMKQRGADILGLVDLAEEEDLDVTVESLIQERQQARAKRDFARADVIRDQLQEMGIILEDTPQGVRWRRK
- the cysE gene encoding serine O-acetyltransferase, whose product is MEPSVQKEKGGIRSLLKSDIDAVFDRDPAARNTFEVVLTYSGLHAVWLHRFAHWLFHKKQLLLARIVSQLNRFITGIEIHPGARIGRGLFIDHGMGVVIGETCEIGDYVTIYQGVTLGGTGKEKGKRHPTVEDGVLIASGAKVLGSIRIGRCSKIGAGSVVLREVPPNSTVVGVPGRVVMQDGVRVPARTDLDQVNLPDPVENNLRSCQHEIERLKREIEDLRQQLKTVREEQEQDVTARVQHPDA
- the gltX gene encoding glutamate--tRNA ligase, encoding MSTIRTRYAPSPTGHLHIGGARTALFSYLWARKNGGSFAVRIEDTDVERNVVDAEKKQLAGLKWLGIDWDESVDIGGPYAPYRSMERVDIYQKYVEQLLEAGQAYRCYATPEELEAEREEQLARGEAPKYSGKYRDLTLEQEEALKAQGRVASIRFRVPEGQTITVKDVVRGTVSFDSDGIGDFIIVRPDGRPTYNFAVVVDDALMKFTHVVRGEEHMSNTPRQVLVYEALGFPVPVFAHASLILNPEGKKMSKRDESIIQFIDQYRDLGYLPEAVINFLVLLGWAPEGEEKERELFTKEELIARFSLERVSKAPAVFDPGKLKWMNNHYIKESSVERIADLAWPHLERAGRVSADPDEQERQWVTRLVGLYQEQLDYVAQIVDLTTLFFHTEVEYSEEAREVLKGEQVPQVLAAFMAELEKSEDSHVSADEVKGMLKTVQKATGHKGKQLFMPVRAAVTGQTHGPDLRETISLLGTETVISRLRHFLDHTSSC
- the ispF gene encoding 2-C-methyl-D-erythritol 2,4-cyclodiphosphate synthase — its product is MKIKVGQGFDVHGFAPNRPLILGGLEIPYERGLEGHSDADVLLHAITDAILGAIGQGDIGRHFPDTDPAYKGADSAELLQSVWNLVEQAGYRLSNLDATLIAQKPKMAPYIPAIRERVAALLQVDVDDINVKATTTEHLGFVGREEGIAAMAVVCLLRGE
- the ispD gene encoding 2-C-methyl-D-erythritol 4-phosphate cytidylyltransferase, which codes for MSVGVVIPAAGKGKRMKSAVSKQFLDLYGEPIFIRTLRVMTTHPAVKHTVVAAGRDEMAQVESLLAEYGLSSSGVEVVPGGRERQQSVFEGLKRLQSEWVLVHDAVRPFVSHERITALLTAAQETGAAILAVPVKDTIKEVEAGVVSHTLKRSRLWAVQTPQAFRRDLLLQAHQQADSDVPATDDAMLVEAIGASVRIVAGEYDNIKLTTPEDWVLADAIWKKRSMEQ
- a CDS encoding PIN/TRAM domain-containing protein; amino-acid sequence: MLKRFVQIAFALMGATLGFTLGPLAFEALQWNPPAPPYVGAAVGAIMLYVLTLWLSQPIVQWIQWSEERLVKIPAADVLFGALGLIFGLIVGFLIEPPLSELPIPGVSSVLPFLASGILGYLGFRVGYKKRDELMSVFTMGRQTKDKRKEKEAREVEHKILDTSVIIDGRIADICRTGFLEGTLVIPSFVLEELQHIADSSDVLKRNRGRRGLDILNKIQKELNMRVLIYEGDFEEVSEVDSKLVKLAKVLSGKVVTNDFNLNKVCELQGVKVLNINDLANAVKPVVLPGEEINVQVIKDGKEHGQGVAYLDDGTMIVIEGGREYIGERIDVLVTSVLQTSAGRMIFAKPKLLEKAL
- a CDS encoding CarD family transcriptional regulator, which produces MFNIGDKVVYPMHGAGIIESIEEKEILGQSQHYYVMRMPIGDMKVMIPMSKVESIGLREVVSEETITEVIERLGEKDPDVSNNWNRRYRANLDKMKSGDIYDMADVVRCLMLRDREKGLSTGERKMLDNARQILISELVLAKEMDENQAFGLLDEVICSEEKASS
- a CDS encoding DUF1573 domain-containing protein; translation: MDSIGLDPFQQQVSDLLLRHRSVLDISSKYQESNSRVNRAMVKAVTECGCIEVQASRQPFQAEQDLNQVKDSLDTHMVGGLCDHCLDVIKEEMGKNLFYLTAMCNLLDIRLEEVIETESQKLSTLGVFNLR
- the pssA gene encoding CDP-diacylglycerol--serine O-phosphatidyltransferase — translated: MFARALPNIFTVGNLFLGIVAMILAIQGEWKYGAIMVIISMFLDGLDGRVARMLNTQSEFGKELDSLSDVISFGVAPALIMYTSILHELGIFGWLITAIFPICGALRLARFNVRPGIPGYFIGLPITAAGGVLATMALYSDMVASPLLLVMGMLILSYLMVSRLKYPNFKRLGIPRSVYWISPLIIILLAWLVARYPEEFPKIVFIPLALYAFFGLRRSISRRRKRNADEPVEELKP